AGCTTTTAGATCACTTCCTTAGGTTCCTTGTGTCCTCTACATTCTCATATAAATGTATATTTCAACTTAGATAGTATGATTATTTCTTATGTCTAGCACGGAGTACTGGCGGTATCATTGGCACAGATGATACTTCCAGCAATCGCTTTACAACCTTTTTTGATGCGTGTGGCCTCATCAATAATCTGATCAATGTTTTCATATTTTTGCTTGCTGTTGGTTACAACGGCGATAGATACCGACACGAGAGGAATGGGTCGATTCAGCCCGGAACGCCCTTCTCCCAGAACATATTGATTATGCCAATCATGTTCGTTGTAAAACGTTTTTTCCTTTCCTCAAAACCTGAGATGACTTCCTCACTAATATGTTTGTAATGATGGTGATTCAGGATTGTAATAAAATCATCACCACCGATATGTCCAAGAAAAGCTTCAGGCGGAACAAATAGCTTACGAAGCAAGTTAGCTGTCGCCTGAATAAGCTGATCCCCCATTTTGAAGCCATAGCTATCATTGTAAGATTTGAACTGATCGAGATCAACGTACAGTACGCTAAAATGGTCCATCTGAAGAGCCTGAGACAGCCTTTCATCTATGATATGATTACCTGGAAGACCAGTCAGCGGGTTCATAAAAATCGCCATTTCAGCCCGTACATCAGCAACAGCAAGTAGCAAACGCCGAATACTCACAGCTCCAAAGAAACTTTCCCCTGACGTGACCAACACAAGATCATATATTTCCCCTTCATCTCGGTCCATGGCTAGAACACTGACATCTGTAATCTGTTCCGAATAATCCACGACCAGTGCCTGCGTGTTCATTACCAGTTCTACAGGACGTCCCATGTACAGATTATAGCCATACTGGGTGCCAATCTGCTGAAAGAATCGGGGCCGCATCATTAATGACACACACTTCTCCCCCCATAACAGCTATACCTTCCAGACTAGGATTGGACTTGAACAGATGATAGACGATATCACATTTTGTATCAGATTGTACTACAGGAATTGGTTCAGCAATCTCGCCTATTTGCGTAAACATACTATTCTACCCCTCTGTTCGTAGCATCTAATCCGAACTTTTCAAATATATATGTAGGTCTTTGTCAATGGTCACATCGTACCACTTTCTACTTGAAAAAGCGTTAACTGAAGGTAAAAGTTTATGAAATATTTCCTTTTCTAAATTTTGCTATAGGGAGCTTATTTTAATGCTTGATCTCAAAATTCAGAAACAATGATGCAACACTAAATTTCATCATCATGTTCTGTGTTATTTCGTTATGCAAAAATACCGTCATTTACTGGATATCTTTAATCCAATAAATGACGGTATTCGTTGGCATTAATTCACAGAAGTTTATGGACCTGAAATGAACGAATTCAGATATAGGACGCCAAAAATCCATTAGACTAGAATCTAATCTGTATTCAAACTATACTTGCCAGCTCACTACTCCTGACCCTTTCAGCTTACCTTATGCTCAATTCTCAACTTGTCAGCAACCATCGCAATGAATTCCGAATTTGTTGGTTTTGACTTGCTGATATTGATCGTGTAACCAAACAAGTGGCTGATGCTGTCGATGTTGCCGCGTGTCCAAGCCACTTCAATGGCATGGCGGATGGCACGTTCGACGCGGGACGGCGTGGTTTTGAATTTTTCGGCAATCGCCGGATACAGTGTTTTGGTGATGGCTCCCAAAATTTCGATATTGTTATACACCATAGTAATCGCTTCGCGCAAATACTGATATCCTTTAATATGCGCAGGAACGCCGATTTCATGTATGATGGACGTAATATTTGCATCCAGATTTTTGTGTTTGCCCATTGGCACAACATTGGATTTCATGAACATGGATGATCCGCTGCTTGTGGACATCGCCGTCTGTGTTCCCACCAGTTGACGCACACGATTCGCAAGCACTTCCATGTCAAACGGCTTGAGAATATAATAAGAAGCTCCGAGTTGCACGGCACGCTGTGTGATATTCTCTTGTCCGAATGCCGTAAGCATAATGACTTTAGGCTGTGGAGACAGGTTCAGGTCGCGCAAGCGCTCAAGCACACCCAGACCGTCCAGATGAGGCATGATAATATCCAGAATCAATACATCCGGCACATCCCGAGTTTGCTCCAGCAATTGCAGTACTTCTTCTCCATTGTATGCAATACCGGTTACTTCCATATCTTCCTGCTCAGATATATATTCGGCAAGCAAATTCGTAAATTCACGATTATCATCGGCCAGCAATACCTCAATTTTTTGCAAAACGGTATCCTCCTTTAAATTAAACATCGTTTCGTACATTTCCTTACAGGTTAAATTTTCGACACAGCCAGTTGAATTCCTTCTGTCGAAAATTATTTTTCTTTATTTTTTTTTCTTGATCCTATATAATAAATAATTTATTTCATTATCCGATATATTATGTTTGCTTTCGACAAAAAAGAACCTCAGGGCTGTTTAGCCAGCCTTGAGGTTCT
This Paenibacillus xylanexedens DNA region includes the following protein-coding sequences:
- a CDS encoding diguanylate cyclase domain-containing protein; protein product: MMRPRFFQQIGTQYGYNLYMGRPVELVMNTQALVVDYSEQITDVSVLAMDRDEGEIYDLVLVTSGESFFGAVSIRRLLLAVADVRAEMAIFMNPLTGLPGNHIIDERLSQALQMDHFSVLYVDLDQFKSYNDSYGFKMGDQLIQATANLLRKLFVPPEAFLGHIGGDDFITILNHHHYKHISEEVISGFEERKKRFTTNMIGIINMFWEKGVPG
- the spo0A gene encoding sporulation transcription factor Spo0A gives rise to the protein MQKIEVLLADDNREFTNLLAEYISEQEDMEVTGIAYNGEEVLQLLEQTRDVPDVLILDIIMPHLDGLGVLERLRDLNLSPQPKVIMLTAFGQENITQRAVQLGASYYILKPFDMEVLANRVRQLVGTQTAMSTSSGSSMFMKSNVVPMGKHKNLDANITSIIHEIGVPAHIKGYQYLREAITMVYNNIEILGAITKTLYPAIAEKFKTTPSRVERAIRHAIEVAWTRGNIDSISHLFGYTINISKSKPTNSEFIAMVADKLRIEHKVS